The window GGCGGCGAAGAACGCCTCCGGGACGACGGGATGGTCGTAGCGTGGGACTTTGGGGTAGACTTTCATCGTATCGGGGCGACCGAGTCGCTGTCCTATCGTTCCGTCCCGTCGGATTAAGCGATGCGCCGCATCGTGAAGCAATCACACGGGGTCGAACGGTCTCCCCTGCTGGAGCCTTTTATCACTCAGATGGCATCGGGTATATTCCGCTCCCAAGCATCCGTTCTCTCCGTTCGTGGGAATCCCACTGCCACTCGTCATCCTATGGACGCCGTGAGCATCACTACGATCACGAGTACCGTCCAGTCTCGTAGCGGGGCGACACGACACGTCGCCGGAGACCATTGAAACCTGATTGTATTCTGTTGCTGCGGGGCTGGCCTTCGACGTAGAGACACTCTTCGGTAGCCTCTCGAAACAGGTCGAGATCCCCCTCTCGCAGGAGGAGGTCTTACGGAGGATTTCGTCCTGCGTTCAACGGATCGTATGACCGGCCATGATAGGCGACGCGCCACAGCTTGAGCACGGCACGGGTGACCAGTGCCTCCGGTGACTGCTTGATGCAGGAATCTTCGACTTCGTTTGGATCCGCACTCGCATCCGGTGGAGGATGATAATGTTCGAGGCCGAGTGCGTGGATATAGTCACCATCGTGTGGGTGCTTTCCCCACCGGAAGTTCACGCCCTCTGAGTCCGTATAGTGGAACTTGTAGTTTCCACGGGTCGTCCACTGAACGTCAATCCGCCCATGTTCGGCATCACAAAAACCATCCTCGAGTGTGACCTCCAGCACGGATGGGTCGAGATAGTCGTCGAGCGCGGGGGTCGCGAGCGGCTCCAACTCGTCGATGATGTCGCGGATCGTCATGAGTGCCGGCCGATCGAGCGGGCCACGGAGCGAGTGGCCCTCCTCCGTCACAGATGGGTCCGACATCGGCTACGCCGAAATGCTGCTGTCAGTCGGGCGACTACCACCATCGACGAACCGTTCGGCATTCGCGATCGAGAGGGCGGCGTTCGCGAACGCGAGGTTGCGGCGGAGTGTCTGCCAGTCCTGAATCGTCTCGGAATCGATATCCTGCTGTTCCGAGGTGGCTTCGCCGAGCGTCTGGTTCGTCTGCTCGACGGCTAGCTCTTCGGGCGAATCAACGCCGTATTCAGCGCGATACTCAGTGAGTTGGTCGCGCATCTCACCAATACGCGTGACGAGTTCATCCGTCGAGACATGCTCGAGGATATCTGCCGCTTGCTCGACGACAAGCGACTCGGGCGAACGACGATAGGTGGTCCCGCCGTGTTCGCCAGTGGACGTGACGACGAAGCCTTCATCGGCGAGTGCGTTGAGGTGTTTTCGAGCCGTCTTCGGCGAGGTAAGCGCATCCTCGGCGACAGTGTCGGCCGACACGGCCGTATACGTGTGTGCGATAACGCGGCGGACACGCTCGTAGGGGGTTGTCTCGGCCTTCCAATCATCTTGGACCGACTCATTGATGTCCGCGAACTCATCTGGAGTACGATCACTCATATGAATCTCTTCGAGTTGGAGTAATATAGTAGTTTGCTCCGTGCCTATATTACCGATGGGCGCATCCTGCTAGCCCGCCAGCAGCCCCCAACCAGTAACGGAGACTGGTTTCCCGATTGAACACCACCCCGCTATCAGGAGACAGACTTGGCCAGACCCTACGCTGCTGGGCCCTTCCCACCGAGTGCCTCTCTGACCTGCTCTAAGGTGTACATCGCGGTCAATCCTGCCTCGCTGATCTTGAACGAACTGACGGGTGAGGTCTTCGCGTACGTCTTCTCGACGCGAACATCGCCTTCGAGCGGGTCATTGAGCGCGGCGAGTACCTCGTGGCCCTCGGTGTGCGACATGACGATCCAGATTGCCTCATCCGGGTCGCACGCGGCCATCTTATCGAAGTCCTCAGGGACCGCCCGCTTGATATCGTGGTTCACCCGCTCGACCTCGATTGCGACCACCACATCGCCCTCACTGTCGACACCGGCGATGTCGAGACGCTGGTTCTCCCCGAGGTCGTAGTACGGAATCACCTCGACCACATCGGACGCCGGGTCATCCCGATACTTGCCCTCCAGATACCGACGGCCGATCTCCACACCGAGGACGTGCTCGCTCGATTCTTCGAGGTCGCCCTGGCCGTGGCCGTAATCCACGCCCTGCCGATAGCTCTCGCCGATCACGTTCCGTCCCTCCGGCGAGACCGTGTACAGTCGGTGTGGGCGATCCGTATCGTGGCGCAACAGGTCGGCATCGATGAGGTCCTGCACGGCGTCGCTCTCGATGCCGACGTACTCCTGCAGCCGGAGCATCGAGTCCCAGAGTAGGTCGTACTCGAGCGGGTCGAACCGGAGCTGCTGGGCGTTGTAGACTGCCTGGAGGAACATGAGCTGTGCATCCGACCACTCCGAGTCGAGCCGCTCGGCCTCGGTGAGTTTGAGGTTGAGTTCGCAGATGGGGATGTCGTCACCATCGACCGCGTCGATTGACGAGCAGCACTCGATGGCGCGTTCCATCCCGTCGATGGAGGGGTCGTAACGCGTATCGCATCGTGTACATCGAAGGGCGTGAATCGAGTCGTCGTACTCGACGGTCGGGGGAAGCCGCTTCGTGTGTGGGAGGGCGCTATCGACCCGAACTGCGGAGGATGCGCCGTCGGATGCCTCGGAATCGGCCGGGGCATCGAGGTCGCTCGGTGTCTCCTCCCGGACGACACTCGGCGACGATAGGCCGAGGCCGTACTCCGCCCGTGTCCGGGCCTGCATCTCGATTGCTGCTGCGGCGAGCGTGGACTGCTCGTCGAACGAGAGTCCTCGCTCCCCATCCGGGTGGCCGGGCGGGAGCGGCGCCGACTGGACGAGGAACGGCCGCGGCTCCGGCTGGTCGAACGCGGCGGGGAGGCTGACGAGCCACTGCCCGCGTCGGAGGGCACGGAGCCGATTCCCGACCTGCTGTGGGCCCATGTCATCCGTCGCGAGGCGCTGAGCGAAACGCGCGTCTGACGGGACGTTCCCCGTGAGGACGGTCGAGACGTTGTTGAGAATCTCGTCGTAGACGTCCTGGTCGTAGCCCCGGAGCTGTGCGGGGAACTGCATCGCGAGCGTGACCGAGCAGTCGAAGCTGCGTGACTGGGAGAGGAGTTCCTGCAACAAATCGGAGACGGCGATGCTCGCGGCTTCCTCGATGTAGAGGTTGACCAGGGGAAGGTTCTCCCTGACCGCGCGCTTTCGCCGGCGTTTGAGCGCCGTCCACAGCTCCGAGAGGATGAGGAGTGCGAGAACACGCTGTGCCTCTGTCCGGAGGCCACCCGTATCGAAGACGATGACGACGTTCTCGTCGAGGAAGTCGACCAGATCGAAGTGGGAGCCATCACCGTCCTCGTCTTCGTCGGCGTGCACGTGGTTGAACAGGCGGGCGAGCCGGCGGTCGACCGGGACCTTCTCGATGCGGTTCGCCACTCCCTGCATGATCTCGTCGAACGTCTGCGCACGGTTGGCGACGACGCCCCCGAGCATCCGTTCGAGGTCGTCGTCAGCGACGGCGGGCGCGGACTGGCGCTCGTGCATCCGACGGGTGGCCTCGTGGAGTTGCCGGTGCGAGAAGTAATCCGAGCCGTGGACCGGGTCGAACAGCGCCTTCACCAGATATCGGATGATGTCGGGCGAGCGGACGGCCTGGTCGAATCGGTCGCGGCCCATAATCGCCCGGAGAATCTCGATGTAGTGGTCGACCGCATCCGCGACGGCCGTCTCGCGGGGGATGCCTGCGTCGAGTTCGCCACGGATATCGAAGAACGAGATCGCGGGGAGGACCGCCGCACAGTCGAAGTACAGGACATCGTCGAGCGAGCCGTACGCGGCGAAGTGCGCCCGGAGGTAGTCCTTCCCCATACCGTCGCCTTTCGGGTCGATGAGGATGCTTGCGCCCTCCGTGGCCTGGTGATTCGCGAGCATCGCGTTCACGAGGGCTGTGGACTTGCCAGCACCTGTCCGTCCGAACCAGCCGACGTGGAGGGGCTGTAGCGACGGTGGGAGGACGAGTGGCTCGTCCGTGGCCTGGTCGTCGTCCGTGAGTGGGTAGCCGAGCGTCATCCCGGCGCCCGAGTAGGGTGCGAGCTGGTCGGCTGGTGGAAGCGAGAGGCCGGTTCGTTCACTCGGGGTAACGCCCACGCCTCGGACACCCGCGCTCGTCAGGGCGTCGCCCGGGAGCGCACAGAACGAGCCGAGTTCCCGAGCGTCGACGACGAGGCCCGGACTGGTTCGGCGACCGGGGCTGGTGAATGAGCGGCCGTACGTCGGTGAGTGGAACGTTCGCCCGTGGAACTCGTCGACGAGTTGCTGGGCTTCCGTGCCGGTCGAAACGGTCCCCTTGACGCGGTAGAACGGGCCGCCGACTGGCTCGAACGCGAGCGCGAGGTCACGCAGGACGCGTTCTGCGTCTACCGGGTCCGTGGTCGAGTCGACGATTGCCCGGGCGTTCACCTCGAACGAACGGTGCGTGTCTCGCTCTCGGAGATGGACGACCCGCTCCTCGTCGGCGCCGAGCATGACGAGTTCGTCCTCTGGGGGCGGGCCGACGAGCGCGTTCATCAGTTTGCCACCGAGCGTGTCCGAGCCCCGTTCGAGGTCGAGGCGGCGCTCGTCGGCCTCGACGGACCAGTCGGGCTTCGGGCGGACGAGCACCTGATAGCAGGCTGGGACCGGACTGTCGGCGAGCGTCTCCGCGACGGCCGCGAGCGGTGCGCGGACGTGTGTTCGGTCGCGCTCTGATTCGTGGAAGACGCTGAAGGGTGTGAGACAGGTCTGCCAGTCCTTGCGGAGTTTCGGGTCGCCTTCGAAGGCGAGTGCAACGGTGTCAGCGTCTTCGGAGAGGGTGAGCGGTTCGAGGAGCGTCTCGCGGTCGGTTTCGGCGATAGCGTAGCTGTCAGGGAACAGCCCGCGGATGGCGTGTTCGAGTGAGGAGTGAGCGGCCTCGTCGTCGACGCCGACGGCATAGGTGAGACCGTGTTCGTCGCCGGAACTGGTCAGTAGCCATTCGACGGTCGGTGGTGACGCTCTCGTGAGGAAGCCACCCTTTTCGAGACCGGTCAGTCCGTGGAGACGCCGGAGATGAGTCTCGACGGTCGCAGGGTCGAGCGGGGAGTCCGCAGGTCGAATCGTGAAGTAGGGTGGCGAGGCGGGAGTTGAAAGTGAATCGTCAACGGCAGCCACGGGTAATCGCTCCTCTCAGGGTGTGCAGCCAGCATAACTGTTGTCGATGGAGGGGGTAGCTGGGCTGAACAGGAGGATTCGAGGCCCTCCGAAAGCCCCCGGGCGCTCGACCCTCCGGGACCGACTCGCTCCGCTCGCCTCGCCTTCGGCGACGGCTGCGTGCCTCGGCCTCACTTCGTTCGGCCTGCGGTGCTTGCCGGGTCCGGGAGGAATCGACCGCCCGGCCCCTTTCAGCCCCACCCCGTTGTGTTTCGGGGCCGCGCTGCGGCGGGAGTAGCATTTCCCTGGTGGCTGAGCAGGCTTCCCCTCGGTGTCCCCACGATGGGCGCTGACGCATTCGTTGCGCTAAACGGAGTTACACTCTCTACACGGAGCTCCGATTGCATGGTGGACTCGACAGGGCTTCTCTGGCGGTTTGGAGGCGTAGACCGTCCTCCGGAGCGAACGACGCCCCCACCGACTCCCGTGGAAGATAGATCGGGGCCTACAGGCCTGGCCTCTGGAAACGACTCCTCGCTGTTGCTCGTTGGGACTTGGATATTTGAGTGCAGCCAAATTATTTACGCCATCCGGCACAAACATCGGGCTGATGGGTGAATCGAGTCAGGAATCGTGGACGGAGAGCATGAGTGGGCGCGAGCGCGTCCGGCACGTCGTAGAGCTGCTGGACGAGCCGGTGCCGGTGCAGGAGATCGCAGACCGAGCAGATGTCTCTCGTGCAACGGCGGACGACGAGCTTCAGCGACTGCAGAGCGACGACTGGGTTACCGAGACGACCGTCGACGGGGCAAAGGCCTACGATCTGAACCCCGTGCGGATGCTCTTCGACGAGGTAACTGACCTGATCGACGCGCATTCGCGTGACGAACTGGAGCGCCAGCTCGTCGAGCTGAAAGAGGAACAGGAGGCGCTGACTGCGGAGTACGATGTCAGCTCACTCGAGGAGTTCCGCGAGCAACTCGCTGAGGAAGATCTCTCGGCGGCAGACGTTCGGGAACGCCGCAACGTGATTTCTACGTGGGAGGCAATCAATACGGAACTCGGCCTCGTCAAGCACGCCCTTCACCTGTATGGCGATGTCGTCGAACTCTCCTCACCGCGAACGGATTCGTCCTCGACACTCGCCTGATGGTCGTCTTCCTAGCGAACCGGGCGAACTTACAGAGCAAACGGCTCCATGACCGCATCTGCAATCGGCTCGACGGAGTGCTCGACAACGTCCGACGAAGGCGTGCCGAACCGCGCGAAGCCGGGCCATATCGCGTGGTTGGGGAACTGAACCCGCGGCAATTCCTGGATGACGATGCGTATCCGGTAACGACGGCGCGAGTCGAGATCGGGTTTCAATTGCAGACTGACGAGCCGTACGAGTACTACTGGTTCAACTGGGTCGAGCCAGAGCGGAGTCTCCTGGTCGGTTGGCATCAGGACGATACGCATGACGATCTCGGCCCGGTCCATCTCCAGGTCAACGATGGCGCGACGGCCGTCGTCCACCAGCGCGCCCGGTTCATCGATACGCATCCGCTGGATGTCGTCGAGCGCAGACTCGACGCGTTTCCAGGCTTCGTCCTCGCTGTCGAGTGGGAGCAGGGACGACCCGTCGGACTCGATTCGGCTGCCACTTGAGTGACCAAGCATTCCGAAAGCCCCCGGACGGTCGGCCCCTTTCAGCCCTGCCTGGTTACTATCCCGGACTCATCGTACTCAGGTGTCGGCACTCGTTACTGGCAGAAGGCGGGCCCGTCGGTGGCGTCTTCCCCGTGAGCGAACCAGCTCGGGTATCGGTCGCCGCGCGCGGCGCCCGCTCGCTCGGGGCCGTTCGCGTCTCCCCGACGCGCCAGCATCAAGTGCAGTTTCGGTTGCGCCCCGGCGAGCTTTCGCGTTCCAGCCTCGGGGCCCCCTGCGCGTCCGCGCCACTACGCGGCGCGAGTGCTCGGCGACCCTCTCATCTGGACACGACTCGCTGCGGGCCGGACCAAGAACTGACTTGAAGCTGGCCTCGCCCCCGTCGCGGGGGCGCCACTACGCGGCTTGCGTGTGTACGCACTCTCAGCGATGTTTCGCTCGCGCCCGGCAAGCCGGGCGAGGGCGCGAGCGAGAAACGTAGCTGGGTGGGACTGATTCATCCAGGAAGAAGACGCGGTCGAGAGCGCCTTCAGGAGCTGTAGACTCCAATGAGTACGAGAGACATCTTCGGTAATGACGTTTCGGGTCGGACAGACAACGAACAGTGGGCGACGTGGGCGGCTGAGGAAGGGCTGGAGGCTGAGGCGGTCGACGAGGACGAGGCGTACATCGTCGACGAACGGCCGGAGCTGCACGCGACGGTGGCAATGGAGATCCGTGCGAAGGTCGACACCAATCACCCCGACACCCGGAGAGCGGGGCTGACACTCGCAGCGGAGGAGCGAATCGAAGCCCGCGAGTGGGAGATCGAGCGAACGCGGACGCGGATGGACCGGTCACCGAAGTCCGACCGGGAGGCCCGGACGGCGCAGGTGGTCGAGCGGGAGAGCCGCGAGCGGCGCGTGAGCTTCGAGCGACGGGCGGCGAGCGTAGACGAGCGACGTAATCCGGATGCACCCGACCCGCGCGAGCGGCTCAACGGCGAGGAGCTGGCGGCGGTCAATCAGGAAGCGAAGCGTATCCAGGGTGGAATCCCCGGAGCGGGGTCGACGGCGGCCATCTCTCGTGAACTCGCAGAGCAGGTCCTGCGAACGGGCAACCTGCTGAGCGCGACCGTGGCGGTGGCTGATCGAATCAAAACGGAGCCGGGAACGGTGACGCCGATCTCACGGCTGGGCGACGTGCCGCACGGTGAGGTCGACTTCGGGGGCGAAGTCGTGGTGCTCTGGGAACCAGCGCACCCATCGATCCAGCAGGTGGGCCTCGTCGGGGATGAGACGGGTCAGGTGAAGATGACCGTCTGGGACGCGAGCGACCAGCCGTGGATGGACGAGGGCGAGCGAGTCCGAATCCACGGTGCGGCGAAGAGCTGGTATCAGGGGCGCGTCTCGGTGGCGCTGACATCGCGGAGTCGGGTCGTCTTCCCCGAGCGTGAGTCGTGGCAGGAACAGCTTTCGTAGCCGCGCTCGCCCCCCTTTTGCTGGGAGGCGACGGTAGGCTGCCGCCCTCGCGATGCGCTCTTCGCCACCCTCCCCAGCCGTCGGTCCTCCGCTTCGCTCCGGCCCCGCCCCTCGCGCGTTCTCGGCGCACAGGGCGCCGATTCATCGCGCGCCGTGCTCCGCATCAAAGGAACTAGCGCGCCGTGACTGGAGTCGTGGGTCGATGACGCGGAAGGGGGATGTCAAACGTCGTCCGGACGGGGTGCGTTCTCGTACTTGACCATCTTCTCGGGCTTGTCGGAGATGGTCTTATAGATCTGCTGGAGCGTCTCCTCCGCAGCGAGCAGGTTGTGCTTCTCAAGGAAGTCGCGGCCGTCCTCGGTGAGGCCATAGAACTTCCAGGGGTACCCCTGCCGGCGCTGGTCATCGTCTAGAGCAACCTCCTTGACGATGCCGGCGTCGATGAGCTTCTGGATATGCTTGTAGACGGTGGCATCACTCACGCTGGGGTTGAGCTCCTCGAGCTCGTACATCGAGGGCAGCTGATCAGGGTGCTGGAGGATGTTGTTGACCAGCGCGAACCGCGTCTGTTGAGTGACGAAGTGGACGAGTTCCCGGGATTCCATCCCCGCAGCAGTCCCCAGGTCGGTGCTCATACGACATGTTACACGGCCTGACGGCAAGTAGTTTACTCTTGAGTAAACTACACGGGAGTAAATCAGATTCGAGTAATTTGGTTACTCTGCGTTCCCCCGCTGGGTGGCCCGACCAACGGGGTCTTCAAGCGTGCGAGCTGGCAGTTCGACCCATCGCCAGTGAACGTGCTCGCTGCTCCCGTCGCCGAACAATTAAGTCAACTAAAATCCAAAAACGTACTTATACGAATAGGACTTAGAGTAGACACAGATGCTCAGCAAGGCCGGACTCGCTGTCATCGATGCGTTGAGTACCGGCCGGGAGGCGACGGCAGCTGACCTCGCGACGGACACCGAGTATTCGCAGACACACCTCTACGAAATCCTCGATGAATTGGTCGAAGCGGGGCTGCTCGACGAACACCGTGGCCTCAACAACCAGCGGCGGGTCCACCTCGCCGACCACCCGGTCGTCGAAGCGTACCGGACCCTGCAGTCGGAACTCAGTCACGTCGAGTGGCCCGACCTCCTCTCGGCAGCTACACTCCGGGTGTGCTGGTATCTTGAAAAGCCGCGCCGTGTGGCCGAGATCGCCGAGCGACTCGACATTACGCGGCAGGG of the Haloglomus salinum genome contains:
- a CDS encoding DUF7342 family protein; this encodes MSDRTPDEFADINESVQDDWKAETTPYERVRRVIAHTYTAVSADTVAEDALTSPKTARKHLNALADEGFVVTSTGEHGGTTYRRSPESLVVEQAADILEHVSTDELVTRIGEMRDQLTEYRAEYGVDSPEELAVEQTNQTLGEATSEQQDIDSETIQDWQTLRRNLAFANAALSIANAERFVDGGSRPTDSSISA
- a CDS encoding type IV secretory system conjugative DNA transfer family protein: MAAVDDSLSTPASPPYFTIRPADSPLDPATVETHLRRLHGLTGLEKGGFLTRASPPTVEWLLTSSGDEHGLTYAVGVDDEAAHSSLEHAIRGLFPDSYAIAETDRETLLEPLTLSEDADTVALAFEGDPKLRKDWQTCLTPFSVFHESERDRTHVRAPLAAVAETLADSPVPACYQVLVRPKPDWSVEADERRLDLERGSDTLGGKLMNALVGPPPEDELVMLGADEERVVHLRERDTHRSFEVNARAIVDSTTDPVDAERVLRDLALAFEPVGGPFYRVKGTVSTGTEAQQLVDEFHGRTFHSPTYGRSFTSPGRRTSPGLVVDARELGSFCALPGDALTSAGVRGVGVTPSERTGLSLPPADQLAPYSGAGMTLGYPLTDDDQATDEPLVLPPSLQPLHVGWFGRTGAGKSTALVNAMLANHQATEGASILIDPKGDGMGKDYLRAHFAAYGSLDDVLYFDCAAVLPAISFFDIRGELDAGIPRETAVADAVDHYIEILRAIMGRDRFDQAVRSPDIIRYLVKALFDPVHGSDYFSHRQLHEATRRMHERQSAPAVADDDLERMLGGVVANRAQTFDEIMQGVANRIEKVPVDRRLARLFNHVHADEDEDGDGSHFDLVDFLDENVVIVFDTGGLRTEAQRVLALLILSELWTALKRRRKRAVRENLPLVNLYIEEAASIAVSDLLQELLSQSRSFDCSVTLAMQFPAQLRGYDQDVYDEILNNVSTVLTGNVPSDARFAQRLATDDMGPQQVGNRLRALRRGQWLVSLPAAFDQPEPRPFLVQSAPLPPGHPDGERGLSFDEQSTLAAAAIEMQARTRAEYGLGLSSPSVVREETPSDLDAPADSEASDGASSAVRVDSALPHTKRLPPTVEYDDSIHALRCTRCDTRYDPSIDGMERAIECCSSIDAVDGDDIPICELNLKLTEAERLDSEWSDAQLMFLQAVYNAQQLRFDPLEYDLLWDSMLRLQEYVGIESDAVQDLIDADLLRHDTDRPHRLYTVSPEGRNVIGESYRQGVDYGHGQGDLEESSEHVLGVEIGRRYLEGKYRDDPASDVVEVIPYYDLGENQRLDIAGVDSEGDVVVAIEVERVNHDIKRAVPEDFDKMAACDPDEAIWIVMSHTEGHEVLAALNDPLEGDVRVEKTYAKTSPVSSFKISEAGLTAMYTLEQVREALGGKGPAA
- a CDS encoding DUF7342 family protein; translated protein: MSGRERVRHVVELLDEPVPVQEIADRADVSRATADDELQRLQSDDWVTETTVDGAKAYDLNPVRMLFDEVTDLIDAHSRDELERQLVELKEEQEALTAEYDVSSLEEFREQLAEEDLSAADVRERRNVISTWEAINTELGLVKHALHLYGDVVELSSPRTDSSSTLA
- a CDS encoding DNA-binding protein, with the protein product MSTRDIFGNDVSGRTDNEQWATWAAEEGLEAEAVDEDEAYIVDERPELHATVAMEIRAKVDTNHPDTRRAGLTLAAEERIEAREWEIERTRTRMDRSPKSDREARTAQVVERESRERRVSFERRAASVDERRNPDAPDPRERLNGEELAAVNQEAKRIQGGIPGAGSTAAISRELAEQVLRTGNLLSATVAVADRIKTEPGTVTPISRLGDVPHGEVDFGGEVVVLWEPAHPSIQQVGLVGDETGQVKMTVWDASDQPWMDEGERVRIHGAAKSWYQGRVSVALTSRSRVVFPERESWQEQLS
- a CDS encoding MarR family transcriptional regulator, translating into MSTDLGTAAGMESRELVHFVTQQTRFALVNNILQHPDQLPSMYELEELNPSVSDATVYKHIQKLIDAGIVKEVALDDDQRRQGYPWKFYGLTEDGRDFLEKHNLLAAEETLQQIYKTISDKPEKMVKYENAPRPDDV